The following are encoded in a window of Impatiens glandulifera chromosome 5, dImpGla2.1, whole genome shotgun sequence genomic DNA:
- the LOC124939802 gene encoding protein SHI RELATED SEQUENCE 8-like, producing the protein MSGFFSLTNTKSTNQQQQQPPEEIYNNRGFELWHHQQYCNRNNDDDPSPPYRSTDFSMRAAGAGGGSSSNSSSTTINCQDCGNQAKKDCSHLRCRSCCKSRGFDCQTHLKSTWVPAAKRRDRLQQLSLMKTTTEEDHTHQIHPKRSREHNTAGHKDKGCQIHIFFIIIICRFELGFQLSSYNNY; encoded by the coding sequence ATGTCTGGTTTCTTCTCACTAACTAACACAAAATCAACAAAccagcaacaacaacaaccaccTGAAGAGATCTATAACAACAGAGGCTTCGAACTATGGCATCACCAACAATACTGCAACCGCAACAACGACGATGATCCATCTCCGCCGTACAGATCGACTGATTTCTCCATGAGGGCCGCCGGCGCCGGCGGAGGAAGTAGTAGTAATAGTAGTAGTACTACAATTAATTGTCAAGACTGCGGTAACCAAGCAAAGAAAGACTGTTCTCATCTCCGGTGCCGGAGTTGCTGCAAGAGTAGAGGATTTGACTGTCAAACTCATCTTAAGAGCACGTGGGTTCCAGCAGCTAAGCGACGGGATCGTCTTCAACAACTTAGCTTGATGAAGACGACGACCGAAGAAGATCATACCCATCAAATTCATCCTAAAAGGTCCAGAGAACATAATACTGCAGGTCATAAAGATAAGGGTTGTCAGATCcacatcttttttataattattatttgtagatTTGAATTAGGGTTTCAATTAtcttcttataataattattag
- the LOC124938974 gene encoding LIM domain-containing protein WLIM1-like: MSTFAGTTQKCMACEKTVYLVDKLAVNNRVYHKACFRCHHCNNTLKLGNFNSFDGVLYCRPHFDQLFKRTGSLEKSFEGTPKILKSEKQPNDTSSSSTAKVTTVFAVTTTKCLGCNNTVYPTERITVDGSAYHKGCFRCSYGGCVISPSNYIAHEGRLFCKHHHQQLIKEKGNLSQLEGAATI, translated from the exons ATGTCAACATTTGCAGGAACAACACAGAAATGCATGGCATGTGAGAAGACGGTGTATCTCGTCGATAAGCTCGCCGTCAACAACCGCGTCTATCACAAAGCTTGTTTCCGATGCCATCATTGCAATAACACCCTCAAG CTAGGGAACTTCAATTCCTTTGATGGGGTTTTGTATTGCCGCCCACATTTTGATCAACTCTTCAAAAGAACTGGAAGCCTCGAGAAAAGCTTTGAgg GAACACCCAAAATTTTGAAGTCAGAGAAACAACCAAATGACACTAGTAGTAGTAGTACTG CTAAGGTTACCACCGTCTTCGCCGTCACAACCACCAAATGCCTCGGTTGCAATAACACCGTCTATCCGACCGAAAGG ATTACTGTGGATGGGAGCGCTTACCACAAAGGATGTTTTAGGTGCAGTTATGGAGGTTGTGTCATTAGTCCTTCTAACTATATAGCCCATGAAGGTAGGCTATTTTGCAAGCACCACCACCAGCAGCTCATTAAGGAGAAAGGAAATCTTAGCCAACTCGAGGGAGCTGCCACAATATAG